The genomic DNA CTTAATAGATTCTAATTCCGGGGTGAATTCATGAACAATGAAACTTTACTGACTACCCGTCAAAAACAAATTTTGAATTTTATTAAAGAGACACTTCATGCCAAGGGATATCCCCCATCCGTACGCGAAATTGGACTGGCTGTTGGATTGAGTTCAAGTTCAACTGTACATAACCACTTAATAAAGCTAGCTGAGATGGGCTATATCCGCCGGGACCCAACAAAGCCTAGAGCGATTGAAATTCTTGATGAAAAAGCGTGGCGACAAAAAAGACTTACTTCCATTCCTCTGGTTGGACGTGTTACAGCTGGTCAACCCATCCTTGCTGTTGAAAATATTGAAGAAGTCTATCCCATGCCCGCAGAACTTGTAGGAAATGACGAAAATGTTTTTATGTTGTCTGTGACAGGTGATAGCATGATAAATGCCGGAATCCTAGATGGCGATTTCGTCATAGTGCGCGAGCAGCATTCTGCAAATAATGGGGACATCATTGTGGCCTTGCTCGAGCAAGAAGAGGCAACTGTCAA from Veillonellaceae bacterium includes the following:
- the lexA gene encoding transcriptional repressor LexA — translated: MNNETLLTTRQKQILNFIKETLHAKGYPPSVREIGLAVGLSSSSTVHNHLIKLAEMGYIRRDPTKPRAIEILDEKAWRQKRLTSIPLVGRVTAGQPILAVENIEEVYPMPAELVGNDENVFMLSVTGDSMINAGILDGDFVIVREQHSANNGDIIVALLEQEEATVKRFFKEKSHIRLQPENDSMDPIYAKDIYILGKVIGVYRKL